CCACAAACTTACCTATTTTCATTTATATTAACATTAGCTAACGTACTACTTTCAATTGTTCTTAAAGTGTTTGTTACTATGTTACTTGGCTATGGATTTAGTCTTAAAAAATGAAGAGGTAAAGAACTTATTTGGTGATTTTTGATGATGTTATTAGTTTTACCTGAAGTAGCATTGCTTTCAGGTCAACAATGAGTTGTATTTAAACTTAATAACATACCAAGACCAGCAGATAAATTTAGCGAATTTACATACAACCTATTTATAATCGCTGTGCCTTTTGTGGCCTCAATATTCAATGGTTTAATGTATAGAAACGCTTTTGAATCAATTCCAAACCGTATTAAAGAAGTAGCAATGATTGATGGGGCTGTTGGCGCTAAATATCTATTTAAAATAGCTATTCCAATGGTACAACCAACAACTCTAACAATTGTTATTCTAACAACTCTTGCTTCATGAAACTCATATCTATGACCATCATTAATTGCTGGTACAAACTATAGAGTTATGTCTGTGTGACTATTTGACGTTGGAAAAGACCACTCATCAACTACAGCTGATGATAGAGTCTTCTACAACATTAAAATGGCCGGTGCTATTCTTGTTATTCTGCCAATGTTTGCCTTCTTCTTGGTTGCTCGTAGAAAAATTATGAACGCAATTAGCCGTCAAGGAAGTACAATTAAAGGATAAAATATGAAAAAAAT
The genomic region above belongs to Mycoplasmopsis bovigenitalium and contains:
- a CDS encoding ABC transporter permease subunit, whose translation is MFETKLKIQRKLANWKLKRKRDSVTQQVLDKSLATVLTKYFAKLILLTFFAMIIMIPFIYMILLSSMSNTQADAVKQGQSSIWPQEWHIAKNLASAANGSGESFFPPFNNPEALAKWLENFPQTYLFSFILTLANVLLSIVLKVFVTMLLGYGFSLKKWRGKELIWWFLMMLLVLPEVALLSGQQWVVFKLNNIPRPADKFSEFTYNLFIIAVPFVASIFNGLMYRNAFESIPNRIKEVAMIDGAVGAKYLFKIAIPMVQPTTLTIVILTTLASWNSYLWPSLIAGTNYRVMSVWLFDVGKDHSSTTADDRVFYNIKMAGAILVILPMFAFFLVARRKIMNAISRQGSTIKG